From one Candidatus Eremiobacteraceae bacterium genomic stretch:
- a CDS encoding site-2 protease family protein yields the protein MRLRWTWRLGSIAGIDVGVHPSWLLVFALFAYVAAERSSLLGFDLPLTQRIALGLAVSLVLFASVIVHEFSHAFVARRQGIPIGNITLFLFGGVATILREPGTPMDEVRMAGAGPLASVGLAVFFGIVWLLCTAAGFVWGTAFAALLALSNCMLAIFNMLPAFPSDGGRILRALLWKATGSQARGTGIAAMVSACIAGLLMLAGLFYAITEYRLDPDWSFFLWPVIIGGFLLQAALASARQARINLALERMPITDCFAHKLISVPADTSVASFVSQLAVGDPSAGYAVVNDGKFVGLLAVRDTGGVPHNLWEHTPVSAVMTPSHRVPGLAADVAACEGLAQLELHAVRELPVFDNGALTGVITHDTIFAALRAKERI from the coding sequence ATGCGACTGCGTTGGACCTGGCGTCTCGGCAGCATCGCCGGCATCGATGTCGGCGTACATCCCAGTTGGCTGCTGGTGTTCGCCCTCTTCGCGTATGTGGCCGCCGAACGCTCGTCGCTGCTGGGTTTCGACTTGCCCCTGACGCAGCGCATCGCACTAGGTTTGGCCGTGAGTCTCGTGCTCTTCGCGAGTGTCATCGTGCACGAGTTTTCGCACGCGTTCGTGGCGCGGCGCCAAGGCATTCCGATCGGCAACATCACGCTCTTCCTCTTCGGCGGTGTCGCCACGATTCTACGCGAGCCGGGCACGCCGATGGACGAGGTCCGAATGGCCGGGGCCGGCCCGCTCGCGAGCGTGGGCTTGGCGGTATTCTTCGGAATCGTCTGGCTGCTGTGCACCGCGGCAGGATTCGTTTGGGGCACGGCCTTTGCGGCGCTGCTGGCGCTCTCCAATTGCATGCTGGCCATCTTCAATATGCTGCCGGCTTTTCCGAGCGACGGCGGACGCATCTTGCGCGCCTTGCTATGGAAGGCGACCGGGAGTCAGGCGCGCGGCACCGGCATCGCCGCGATGGTAAGCGCGTGCATCGCAGGCCTGCTGATGCTGGCTGGTCTGTTCTATGCGATCACCGAATACCGCCTCGATCCCGATTGGTCGTTCTTTCTGTGGCCGGTCATCATCGGCGGATTCCTCTTGCAGGCGGCGCTGGCGAGCGCGCGTCAGGCGCGCATCAACCTCGCGCTCGAGCGCATGCCGATCACCGATTGCTTCGCGCACAAGCTCATCTCGGTGCCGGCCGACACTTCCGTCGCGTCATTCGTGTCGCAACTAGCCGTGGGCGATCCGTCCGCCGGCTACGCCGTGGTGAATGACGGCAAGTTCGTCGGACTGCTTGCAGTGCGCGACACGGGCGGCGTGCCGCATAACCTCTGGGAGCACACGCCGGTGAGCGCTGTCATGACGCCGTCGCACCGTGTGCCGGGCTTGGCTGCCGACGTCGCCGCGTGCGAGGGGCTCGCGCAGTTGGAGCTGCACGCGGTTCGCGAGCTGCCGGTGTTCGACAACGGCGCGCTGACGGGCGTCATCACGCACGACACGATCTTCGCAGCGCTGCGCGCGAAGGAAAGGATCTAG
- the csaB gene encoding polysaccharide pyruvyl transferase CsaB, which yields MKSRPARLLLSGYWGFGNFGDEAILRVMVDEWRRRRPDDTLTVLSAVPQATTIEYGVPALPRADWRVVSGAIRSSDVVVSGGGGLLQTATSLRSLMYYVGVIREAQTANRAAAIFAQGIGPLDFIGKQIVRRTCFDVKLACVRDESSATLLRSILPRVTVRLTADPVFLAKPVPSIASEAMLAREGLRDLRGELVAVVVRHASFFDRIVPQIAALVDRLSMRHGAQVVLLPLQVPDDADAATQVIRRCKSAPVLMSGGYDLPEMAAILGRCAAVVSMRLHALIVAATLGVPFIALPYDPKVVALTQNLDYPQPALLPGSKVDELVDDFWQHRARLSAQLLAAVPPLATRALLAFDWLEELVERVTAVSS from the coding sequence ATGAAAAGCCGTCCGGCCCGACTGCTCCTCTCGGGCTATTGGGGCTTCGGCAATTTCGGCGATGAAGCAATACTTCGCGTCATGGTCGACGAGTGGCGCCGACGGCGGCCCGACGATACGCTCACGGTACTATCTGCGGTTCCGCAAGCGACAACGATTGAATACGGCGTGCCGGCGTTGCCTCGCGCTGATTGGCGGGTAGTATCGGGCGCGATACGCTCATCGGATGTGGTCGTGAGCGGCGGCGGCGGTCTGCTTCAAACGGCGACGAGTTTGCGCAGCCTGATGTACTACGTGGGCGTCATCCGCGAAGCGCAGACCGCGAACCGCGCGGCCGCGATATTCGCGCAGGGTATCGGTCCGCTCGACTTCATCGGCAAACAAATCGTTCGCCGGACCTGCTTCGATGTCAAATTGGCGTGCGTCCGCGACGAATCCAGCGCGACGCTCCTTCGTTCGATCCTGCCGAGGGTGACCGTTCGGCTAACCGCCGATCCGGTATTTCTGGCCAAGCCGGTTCCGTCGATCGCGAGCGAGGCGATGCTGGCTCGCGAAGGACTGCGCGATCTACGCGGCGAGCTGGTGGCGGTGGTCGTACGGCACGCGTCGTTTTTCGACCGGATCGTTCCGCAGATCGCGGCCCTCGTCGACCGCTTGTCGATGCGGCACGGCGCGCAAGTCGTGCTCCTGCCGCTGCAGGTGCCCGACGATGCCGACGCCGCCACGCAGGTCATCCGACGCTGCAAGAGCGCGCCGGTCCTGATGTCGGGCGGATACGATCTGCCGGAGATGGCGGCGATCCTCGGTCGTTGCGCCGCCGTCGTTTCCATGCGCCTGCACGCGCTGATCGTGGCCGCCACACTGGGCGTGCCGTTCATCGCCCTGCCGTACGATCCGAAAGTCGTGGCGTTGACGCAGAATCTCGATTATCCGCAACCGGCGCTTCTGCCGGGTTCGAAGGTGGATGAACTGGTCGACGATTTCTGGCAACATCGCGCCCGTCTTTCCGCGCAGCTTTTGGCGGCCGTGCCGCCGCTCGCGACGCGCGCGCTGTTGGCATTCGATTGGCTCGAAGAGCTCGTGGAGCGCGTCACCGCAGTTTCTTCCTAA
- a CDS encoding DUF5693 family protein: MLRRVAVALIALGLIASLLVAYDRWRYEAQNKTVEVTMDQQDLSDFAHAYGYDLDELLREMRRAGLTSVAVYEELGQRINDGGRAFVQSGEQIVNAARDSTLVDPLLANMVRERTIDPASVYILVYDPATLTRYLTAFKTQFEPSTVHILRTRMPALIAVKTQIDFFNSVGLGIPQDFADRVRHLGLLVDPRVQNNERLGPPQIDSIFDQILQGGEIGTVIYFGQRNEVLGYPFQLDATADALRRTHVNFGDVEAYSDDQIQKGTQSLGTDVPSQTVRVQAIAQPLLQKMQLDDVVATYVLGVRERNIRVIYLRTFPHVIQTPGPDSGQTTLSAEQTNLVMLRELRDRLEANGFHEGRAEGFVDFKGGKLPVLWFLVLLGAAAAFVLFLDLFGWTRNWLPWALYALTAVAYWGAFAVHHDEFVRKAGALGAALTFAVLAGTTLARWFARPDDDDLSTQADLSTRADLSTRASIARPDDLSTRASIARPDDLSTRASIARPLARTLADGGIALVTSVAVACIGAAYVTALLAQATFMLEINQFAGVKTLLVVPPLALLLLYAFTTMFGARIKAGEAVIAPVKAWQLAALFVLAVAAVLLVMRSGNQPDIGVSGFETQLRGLLAQLLGARPRFKEFAIGYPLIVLLPALTGQARRLIGWLIVLCAGIGLADVLDTFSHIHTPLHVGLLRTLNGVVLGFVIGAILQIIYRRIAMRSSTAAPAAR; encoded by the coding sequence ATGCTGCGGCGCGTTGCCGTAGCGCTCATCGCCCTAGGTCTCATCGCCTCGCTGCTGGTCGCATACGATCGCTGGCGCTACGAAGCGCAGAACAAGACCGTCGAAGTCACGATGGATCAACAGGATCTTAGCGACTTCGCGCACGCCTACGGCTACGACCTGGACGAGCTCTTGCGCGAGATGCGCCGCGCCGGTCTCACGTCCGTTGCGGTGTACGAAGAATTGGGTCAGCGGATCAACGACGGCGGCCGGGCTTTCGTGCAGTCCGGCGAGCAGATCGTCAACGCCGCGCGCGACTCGACGTTGGTGGATCCGCTTCTCGCGAACATGGTGCGCGAGCGGACGATCGATCCGGCAAGCGTCTACATATTGGTGTACGATCCGGCGACCCTCACCCGCTATCTCACCGCGTTCAAGACCCAGTTCGAACCGTCGACCGTGCACATTTTGCGGACGCGCATGCCCGCGTTGATCGCCGTGAAGACGCAAATCGACTTCTTCAATTCAGTCGGGCTCGGCATTCCGCAAGATTTCGCGGATCGCGTTCGCCATCTGGGCCTGCTCGTGGATCCGAGGGTGCAGAACAACGAGCGCCTCGGACCACCCCAGATCGACAGCATCTTCGATCAGATCTTGCAGGGCGGTGAGATCGGCACGGTCATCTACTTCGGCCAGCGCAACGAAGTGCTCGGCTATCCGTTCCAACTCGACGCGACGGCAGACGCGCTCAGGCGCACGCATGTCAACTTCGGCGACGTCGAGGCCTACTCCGACGATCAAATCCAAAAAGGCACGCAATCGCTCGGCACCGACGTGCCGAGCCAGACCGTCCGCGTGCAAGCCATCGCGCAACCGCTGCTGCAGAAGATGCAGCTCGATGACGTCGTCGCGACCTACGTCCTCGGTGTCCGCGAGCGCAACATCCGCGTGATCTATCTTCGCACGTTTCCGCATGTCATTCAGACGCCCGGTCCGGACAGTGGGCAGACGACGCTTTCGGCCGAGCAGACGAATCTCGTGATGCTTCGCGAATTGCGCGATCGTCTCGAAGCGAACGGATTCCACGAAGGGCGCGCCGAGGGCTTCGTCGATTTCAAAGGCGGCAAACTTCCGGTGCTATGGTTTTTGGTGCTTCTCGGCGCTGCCGCCGCGTTCGTATTGTTTCTCGATCTGTTCGGCTGGACTCGAAATTGGTTGCCTTGGGCATTGTACGCGTTGACGGCCGTGGCGTACTGGGGAGCGTTCGCCGTCCATCACGACGAGTTCGTGCGCAAAGCAGGTGCGCTGGGTGCCGCGTTGACCTTTGCGGTGCTCGCCGGGACCACGCTCGCCCGCTGGTTCGCTCGCCCCGACGACGACGATCTTAGTACTCAGGCGGATTTGAGTACTAGGGCGGATTTGAGTACTAGGGCGAGCATCGCTCGCCCCGACGATTTGAGTACCAGGGCGAGCATCGCTCGCCCCGACGATTTGAGTACTAGGGCGAGCATCGCTCGCCCACTCGCGCGCACTCTCGCCGACGGCGGCATCGCACTCGTGACCAGTGTGGCCGTCGCGTGCATCGGCGCGGCATACGTCACCGCGCTGCTCGCGCAAGCGACGTTCATGCTCGAGATCAACCAGTTCGCAGGCGTCAAGACACTGCTCGTGGTGCCGCCGCTCGCACTACTCTTGCTCTACGCCTTCACCACGATGTTCGGCGCGCGCATCAAAGCGGGAGAGGCCGTGATCGCGCCGGTCAAAGCGTGGCAACTGGCCGCGCTGTTCGTGCTCGCAGTCGCCGCGGTGCTGCTCGTGATGCGATCCGGCAACCAACCCGACATCGGTGTCTCTGGTTTCGAGACGCAACTGCGAGGACTTCTCGCGCAATTACTCGGCGCGCGGCCGCGCTTCAAGGAATTCGCGATCGGCTATCCGCTGATCGTCTTGCTCCCGGCGCTCACGGGCCAAGCGCGCCGCCTGATCGGCTGGCTCATCGTTCTGTGCGCCGGCATCGGCTTGGCCGATGTGCTCGACACGTTTTCGCACATCCACACGCCGCTGCACGTCGGTCTGCTCCGAACGCTCAACGGCGTGGTCCTCGGTTTCGTCATCGGCGCGATCTTGCAGATAATCTATCGCCGCATCGCCATGCGAAGCTCCACCGCCGCGCCAGCGGCGAGATGA
- a CDS encoding tetratricopeptide repeat protein — protein MRDLAADVTAAKFLMDSGKSTLAVALLAPDHQTDPSNRDVTVALAQAYSFIGKQGPAIELLDAVLAKDPTDGEARVILGRAYAYNHDYAGAESQFAAELKMDPDDSDAQIGLGDTYTFESKYPDAEKLYRLVLAKDPKNSDALVGLAAVESYTNRLGAARSDYDKVLIAQPANVDALVGLANVAYWQGDLTTARAIAKHAVTLAPDDGDVRDLLREINVRVSPLADFTSVTTTGSDGLQTDRQFIQRFYPNPSTYFGLYTARYEIGGNGTSTTAGRLGIVAGYSPNAAASYDLRAYSSKFTGQAATTDVALSFSGTRGYNDYSASFVRGGVDGSIQANGGVPVVNGQSAIIRLTTLAFNADHRFGNTMAGFGLAHASYNDGNSYYEWTLDVNRTMQLNSVASVVADVNLRNAGFAQTWSYWTTNPNPPFNIVSHSHGYFDYLGQHDLSYGLTISQQFNDQFSGGVQVTSGGENTRTFYGLAGPTSTFQFEPYLSLSKSRMTFSVDETTVRYSGSRSNLVIPYSANTLQLNFAVRI, from the coding sequence ATGCGCGACTTGGCGGCCGACGTCACCGCGGCGAAGTTCCTCATGGATTCGGGAAAGTCGACGCTCGCGGTCGCTCTGCTCGCGCCCGATCATCAGACCGACCCGTCCAATCGCGATGTCACGGTGGCGCTCGCGCAAGCGTATTCGTTTATCGGCAAGCAAGGACCGGCCATCGAGCTACTGGATGCGGTGCTCGCGAAGGATCCAACCGACGGCGAAGCGCGAGTGATTCTCGGGAGAGCGTACGCGTACAACCACGACTACGCAGGCGCCGAATCGCAGTTCGCCGCGGAGCTGAAGATGGATCCCGACGATTCCGACGCGCAGATCGGCCTCGGCGACACGTACACATTCGAGTCCAAGTATCCCGACGCTGAGAAGCTCTACCGGCTCGTGCTTGCAAAAGATCCCAAGAACAGCGATGCGCTGGTTGGGTTGGCGGCCGTCGAGTCGTACACCAATCGCTTGGGCGCCGCTCGCTCCGACTACGACAAAGTGCTGATCGCTCAGCCGGCCAATGTCGACGCGCTCGTCGGTCTCGCCAATGTCGCGTATTGGCAAGGCGATCTCACCACCGCGCGCGCCATCGCCAAGCACGCCGTCACGTTGGCGCCGGATGACGGCGATGTCCGCGATCTCTTGCGGGAGATAAACGTGCGCGTGTCACCGCTCGCCGATTTCACGAGCGTCACCACCACCGGCAGCGACGGCCTGCAGACCGATCGCCAGTTCATCCAACGTTTTTACCCGAACCCCTCCACATATTTCGGCCTCTACACGGCGCGCTATGAGATCGGCGGCAACGGAACGTCGACTACCGCCGGCCGCCTTGGAATAGTTGCAGGCTATTCACCGAACGCGGCGGCGAGCTACGATCTTCGCGCATACTCTTCGAAGTTCACCGGTCAGGCGGCCACCACCGATGTCGCGCTCAGCTTCTCCGGCACGCGCGGATACAACGACTACAGCGCCAGCTTCGTAAGGGGCGGCGTGGACGGAAGCATTCAGGCGAACGGCGGAGTGCCGGTGGTCAACGGCCAGTCCGCGATCATAAGGTTGACGACGCTTGCATTCAACGCCGATCACCGCTTCGGCAATACGATGGCCGGCTTCGGCCTGGCGCACGCGTCCTACAACGACGGCAATTCATACTACGAGTGGACGCTTGACGTGAACAGGACCATGCAGCTCAACTCCGTCGCGTCGGTGGTCGCAGACGTGAACCTTCGCAATGCGGGTTTCGCGCAGACCTGGTCCTACTGGACCACAAACCCGAACCCGCCGTTCAACATCGTCAGTCACTCCCACGGATACTTCGATTACTTGGGCCAGCACGATCTATCCTACGGGCTCACGATTTCACAACAGTTCAACGATCAATTCAGCGGCGGCGTACAAGTCACGTCCGGCGGCGAGAACACGCGCACATTTTACGGCTTGGCCGGGCCCACGTCTACATTTCAGTTCGAACCATATCTCTCGCTTAGCAAGTCTCGGATGACATTCTCCGTCGACGAGACGACCGTTCGTTATTCCGGAAGCAGGAGCAACCTCGTCATTCCATACTCCGCGAACACGTTGCAGCTCAACTTCGCGGTACGGATCTGA
- a CDS encoding Uma2 family endonuclease gives MAFIREIVLPEAKPALEWVNGRALQKVSPQRKHAMAQGRFYGALDAWARERGSGEVGTEWEFRIAPPGEARRPLVPDVAYLSYDRVPFENEKAADIPHLAPDVVVEVLSPRDLQRDVEEKIRVYLATGTSVIFVVDTKDEMVTARDPRGRKNFVAVDVLTHAALPGFALRVPFLFERSRPKQSEP, from the coding sequence ATGGCATTCATCCGAGAAATTGTTTTGCCGGAAGCAAAGCCGGCGCTGGAGTGGGTCAACGGCAGGGCTCTCCAAAAGGTGAGTCCCCAGCGAAAGCATGCGATGGCGCAAGGGCGATTCTATGGCGCGTTGGACGCATGGGCGCGCGAACGCGGCAGCGGTGAGGTTGGAACGGAATGGGAATTTCGCATCGCTCCGCCAGGCGAAGCGCGCAGGCCGCTCGTCCCGGACGTCGCTTACCTCTCGTACGATCGCGTGCCGTTCGAAAACGAAAAGGCGGCGGACATCCCGCATCTCGCACCAGACGTAGTTGTTGAAGTGCTGTCACCGCGTGATCTTCAGCGGGATGTCGAAGAAAAGATCCGTGTATATTTGGCAACCGGAACAAGCGTAATATTCGTCGTCGACACAAAGGACGAAATGGTAACGGCACGCGACCCCCGCGGACGTAAGAACTTCGTCGCTGTCGACGTTTTAACGCATGCGGCATTGCCCGGCTTCGCGCTGCGAGTCCCATTTCTATTTGAGCGCTCAAGACCAAAACAAAGCGAACCCTAA
- a CDS encoding alkaline phosphatase family protein — protein sequence MRKTTRFAMSLCAVVALATGCGGSQAPGAFPHGASQVVHRKATITLPTYVIVMVQENRSVDNLFQTQPGVDTQNFGIDSHNNRVPLTKIDLGAPFDCDHSHSGFVADVTQGFDLEHCGTTAPPDFSFSYVNPAQITQYTALATQYAFADEVLQSNEGPTFPAHLYLIAATSGSPGSQFNISENDGHHIDIARKSHPSGCDAPAGKSDTSINMNTAFPGREGHRIYPCINPVTIFNELDSTHISWKYYTSDLASIGNAPYAIQSLYQNDKANVVVPETTVLSDIQNGQLAHVSYVMPSGRNSDHPGPGNTGGPTWVASVVNALGASQYWNQCSIIVVWDDWGGWFDHVGYRHPLSNPVDPYEYGLRVPLLAIGPFAKSNWVDHQQRDFSAIPHFIEDVYGLPSLGRLDSQTDDLFSLFNFGQNPRKFKPIPTGSVTIKGLINRPPDLTPIDSE from the coding sequence ATGCGTAAAACAACCCGATTCGCGATGTCGCTGTGCGCGGTCGTCGCACTTGCAACAGGATGCGGCGGCAGTCAGGCTCCCGGTGCATTTCCTCACGGCGCGAGCCAAGTTGTGCATCGCAAGGCGACGATTACACTTCCAACGTACGTCATCGTCATGGTGCAGGAGAACCGTTCCGTCGACAATCTTTTCCAGACGCAGCCGGGCGTCGACACGCAAAACTTCGGAATCGATTCGCATAATAACCGCGTGCCGCTGACGAAGATAGACCTAGGCGCACCGTTCGATTGCGATCACTCGCACTCAGGATTCGTCGCAGACGTCACGCAAGGCTTCGACTTAGAGCATTGCGGCACTACGGCGCCACCCGATTTTTCGTTCTCGTACGTCAATCCCGCGCAGATCACGCAGTATACCGCGCTTGCCACCCAATATGCCTTCGCCGATGAGGTGCTTCAAAGCAATGAGGGTCCGACTTTTCCGGCGCACCTGTACTTGATCGCGGCGACCTCGGGATCACCAGGCTCGCAATTCAACATCTCGGAAAATGACGGCCACCATATCGACATCGCGAGGAAAAGTCATCCGTCTGGATGTGATGCGCCGGCGGGCAAATCGGACACGTCGATCAATATGAATACCGCGTTTCCGGGCCGGGAGGGCCATCGTATCTATCCGTGCATTAACCCGGTGACCATTTTCAACGAGCTTGATAGCACGCACATCTCGTGGAAGTACTACACGTCAGATCTCGCCAGCATAGGGAACGCGCCCTACGCAATCCAGTCGTTATACCAAAACGACAAAGCTAACGTCGTCGTTCCCGAAACTACCGTTCTGTCAGATATCCAAAACGGCCAACTGGCACACGTAAGCTACGTCATGCCGAGCGGTCGCAACTCCGACCATCCGGGCCCTGGCAACACCGGAGGTCCTACATGGGTGGCGTCTGTCGTCAACGCGCTGGGCGCGTCGCAATACTGGAACCAATGCTCGATCATCGTCGTCTGGGACGATTGGGGGGGCTGGTTCGACCATGTAGGCTATCGTCATCCCCTCAGTAACCCGGTCGACCCCTACGAGTACGGCTTGCGGGTCCCTCTCCTGGCGATCGGCCCATTCGCAAAATCGAATTGGGTTGACCACCAGCAGCGCGACTTTTCGGCGATCCCGCATTTCATCGAAGACGTTTACGGATTGCCGTCGCTCGGCCGGCTGGACTCGCAAACGGACGACCTGTTTTCACTTTTCAATTTTGGACAAAATCCAAGGAAGTTCAAGCCGATTCCCACCGGCAGCGTGACAATCAAAGGCCTCATCAACCGTCCTCCCGATTTGACCCCGATCGACTCCGAGTAA